One stretch of Miscanthus floridulus cultivar M001 chromosome 18, ASM1932011v1, whole genome shotgun sequence DNA includes these proteins:
- the LOC136524710 gene encoding uncharacterized protein, with protein MSKTIALQVDPSDTICDVRKKIGRHQNLFLADGNKKLNNDRTFGYYYHEIPKESTLYLDFSIMQIFVKMRNGKTITLEVEPTDKVGDVKAKIREQQRIIFDSSSMRIAVKTLASSASGSESIIRFKVQVTDKIGDVKAKVQDQQRLLFNGQQLVDGQTLADYGIRNESTLQVFVKMFAGQTITLDVDPSNTIGDVKDMIGDHLSLTFDGNELVDDGKTLAEYD; from the coding sequence ATGAGCAAGACCATCGCGCTCCAAGTGGATCCATCAGACACTATCTGCGACGTCAGGAAAAAGATCGGCCGGCACCAGAACCTCTTCTTGGCGGACGGCAACAAGAAGCTTAACAACGACCGTACGTTTGGATACTACTACCATGAGATCCCAAAGGAGTCTACACTGTACCTCGACTTCAGCATAATGCAGATTTTCGTGAAGATGCGCAATGGCAAGACCATTACCCTTGAGGTAGAGCCCACCGACAAAGTCGGTGATGTCAAGGCGAAGATACGGGAGCAGCAGAGGATCATCTTTGACAGCAGCAGCATGCGGATTGCCGTGAAGACACTCGCTAGCAGCGCTAGCGGCAGCGAGTCCATCATCAGGTTCAAGGTGCAGGTTACTGACAAGATTGGCGATGTGAAGGCGAAGGTTCAGGACCAACAGAGGCTCCTCTTTAACGGACAGCAGCTTGTGGACGGGCAGACGCTCGCCGATTACGGTATCCGGAACGAATCCACCCTGCAAGTTTTCGTGAAGATGTTCGCTGGCCAGACGATCACTCTAGATGTTGATCCGTCGAACACCATTGGCGATGTCAAGGATATGATCGGCGATCACCTGAGTCTCACCTTTGACGGCAATGAGCTTGTTGACGATGGGAAGACACTTGCTGAGTACGATTag